A stretch of Pseudomonas sp. LRP2-20 DNA encodes these proteins:
- the thiI gene encoding tRNA uracil 4-sulfurtransferase ThiI: MKLIVKVFPEITIKSRPVRKRFIRQLGKNIRNVLKDLDPELAVDGVWDNLEVVTRVEDEKVQREMIERLTCTPGITHFLQVEEYPLGDFDDIVAKCKHHFGHLLAGKRFAVRCKRGGHHDFTSMDVDRYVGSQLRQQCGATGIDLKTPEVLVRIEIRDQRLYVIHNQHNGIGGYPLGALEQTLVLMSGGFDSTVAAYQMMRRGLMTHFCFFNLGGRAHELGVMEVAHYLWKKYGSSQRVLFISVPFEEVVGEILNKVDNSYMGVTLKRMMLRGAAHMADRLQIDALVTGEAISQVSSQTLPNLSIIDSATDKLVLRPLLASHKQDIIDQATEIGTADFAKHMPEYCGVISVNPTTHAKRHRMEHEEKQFDMAVLERALERAKFISIDHVIDELGKDIEVEEVAEALPGQIVIDIRHPDAQEDEPLALEGIEVQAMPFYAINSKFKHLDPTRQYLLYCDKGVMSRLHAHHLLSEGHANVRVYRPT, translated from the coding sequence ATGAAACTTATCGTCAAAGTCTTCCCAGAAATCACCATCAAGAGCCGGCCGGTGCGCAAGCGTTTCATCCGCCAGCTCGGCAAGAACATCCGCAACGTGCTCAAGGACCTCGATCCAGAGCTCGCGGTCGATGGTGTCTGGGATAACCTCGAAGTGGTCACCCGCGTCGAGGACGAGAAGGTCCAGCGCGAGATGATCGAGCGCCTCACCTGCACCCCGGGCATTACCCACTTCCTGCAGGTCGAGGAATACCCGCTGGGCGACTTCGACGACATCGTCGCCAAGTGCAAGCACCACTTTGGCCACCTGCTGGCTGGCAAGCGCTTCGCCGTGCGCTGCAAGCGCGGCGGCCACCACGACTTCACCTCGATGGATGTCGACCGTTATGTCGGCAGCCAGCTGCGCCAGCAGTGCGGCGCCACCGGCATCGACCTGAAGACCCCTGAAGTGCTGGTGCGCATCGAAATTCGTGATCAGCGCCTGTATGTCATCCACAACCAGCACAACGGCATCGGCGGCTACCCGCTGGGTGCCCTGGAGCAGACCCTGGTGCTGATGTCCGGTGGTTTCGACTCCACCGTGGCGGCCTACCAGATGATGCGTCGCGGCCTGATGACCCACTTCTGCTTCTTCAACCTCGGTGGTCGTGCCCACGAGCTGGGCGTGATGGAAGTGGCCCACTACCTGTGGAAGAAGTACGGCAGCAGCCAGCGCGTGCTGTTCATCAGCGTGCCGTTCGAAGAAGTGGTCGGCGAGATCCTCAACAAGGTCGACAACAGCTACATGGGCGTGACCCTCAAGCGCATGATGCTGCGCGGTGCCGCGCACATGGCCGACCGCCTGCAGATCGACGCGCTGGTCACCGGCGAGGCGATTTCCCAGGTATCCAGCCAGACCCTGCCGAACCTGTCGATCATCGACTCGGCCACCGACAAGCTGGTGCTGCGCCCGTTGCTGGCCAGCCACAAGCAGGACATCATCGACCAGGCCACCGAAATCGGCACTGCCGACTTCGCCAAGCACATGCCGGAATACTGCGGCGTGATCTCGGTGAACCCGACCACCCATGCCAAGCGTCACCGCATGGAGCACGAAGAAAAGCAATTCGACATGGCCGTGCTCGAGCGCGCTCTGGAGCGTGCCAAGTTCATCTCCATCGACCACGTGATCGACGAGCTGGGCAAGGACATCGAAGTCGAGGAAGTGGCCGAGGCATTGCCAGGCCAGATCGTCATCGACATTCGTCACCCCGATGCCCAGGAAGACGAACCCTTGGCGCTGGAGGGTATCGAAGTCCAGGCCATGCCGTTCTACGCGATCAACAGCAAGTTCAAGCACCTGGACCCTACGCGCCAGTACTTGCTGTATTGCGACAAAGGTGTGATGAGCCGTTTGCACGCACACCACCTGCTCAGTGAGGGACATGCCAATGTGCGTGTTTATCGTCCGACATAA
- the typA gene encoding translational GTPase TypA, giving the protein MIENLRNIAIIAHVDHGKTTLVDKLLRQSGTLERNELNDERVMDSNDQEKERGITILAKNTAINWNGYHINIVDTPGHADFGGEVERVMSMVDSVLLLVDAQDGPMPQTRFVTKKAFEAGLKPIVVINKVDRPGARPDWVLDQIFDLFANLGATDEQLDFKVVYASALNGIAGLDHTAMGEDMTALYQSIVDNVPAPDVDRDGSFQMQISALDYNSFLGVIGVGRIARGRIKPNTPVVAIDTNGKKRNGRILKLMGHHGLHRVDVEEAQAGDIVCISGFDELFISDTLCAPDAVEAMKPLTVDEPTVSMTFQVNDSPFCGKEGKFVTSRNIKDRLDKELLYNVALRVQETDSPDKFKVSGRGELHLSVLIETMRREGFEMAVGRPEVIIREVDGVKQEPFENVTIDIPEESQGKVMEEMGLRKGDLTNMVPDGKGRVRLEYNIPARGLIGFRNQFLTLTNGAGILTSIFDRYDTMKSGQMSGRLNGVLVSVETGKALTYSLETLQARGKLFVEHGQEIYNGQIIGLNSRDNDLGVNPTKGKKLDNMRASGKDEVIALVPPVRHTLEQALEFIQDDELCEVTPKSIRLRKKILDEGERTRAAKKAKN; this is encoded by the coding sequence GTGATCGAAAATCTGCGTAACATCGCCATCATCGCCCACGTTGACCATGGTAAAACCACCCTGGTCGACAAACTCCTGCGTCAGTCCGGCACTCTGGAGCGTAACGAGCTCAACGACGAGCGCGTCATGGACTCCAACGACCAGGAAAAAGAGCGCGGTATTACCATTCTGGCGAAAAACACCGCCATCAACTGGAACGGCTACCACATCAACATCGTCGACACCCCCGGCCACGCCGACTTCGGTGGCGAGGTTGAGCGTGTAATGTCGATGGTCGACTCCGTGCTGCTGCTGGTCGACGCCCAGGACGGCCCGATGCCGCAAACCCGCTTCGTGACCAAGAAGGCCTTCGAAGCCGGCCTGAAGCCGATCGTCGTGATCAACAAGGTCGACCGTCCGGGCGCGCGTCCTGACTGGGTTCTGGACCAGATCTTCGACCTGTTCGCCAACCTCGGCGCCACCGACGAACAGCTGGACTTCAAAGTCGTCTACGCCTCGGCCCTGAACGGCATTGCCGGTCTGGACCACACCGCCATGGGCGAAGACATGACCGCCCTGTACCAGTCGATCGTCGACAACGTACCAGCGCCGGACGTTGACCGTGACGGCTCGTTCCAGATGCAGATCTCCGCACTGGACTACAACAGCTTCCTCGGCGTTATCGGTGTTGGCCGTATCGCCCGTGGCCGCATCAAGCCGAACACCCCGGTTGTCGCCATCGACACCAATGGCAAGAAGCGTAACGGCCGTATCCTCAAGCTGATGGGCCACCACGGTCTGCACCGCGTCGACGTCGAAGAAGCCCAGGCTGGCGACATCGTCTGCATCAGCGGTTTCGACGAGCTGTTCATCTCCGACACCCTGTGCGCCCCGGATGCGGTAGAAGCGATGAAGCCGCTGACCGTTGACGAGCCGACCGTTTCGATGACCTTCCAGGTCAACGACTCGCCGTTCTGCGGTAAGGAAGGCAAGTTCGTCACCAGCCGTAACATCAAGGACCGTCTGGACAAGGAGCTGCTGTACAACGTTGCTCTGCGCGTTCAGGAAACCGATTCCCCTGACAAGTTCAAGGTATCGGGCCGTGGTGAGCTGCACCTGTCCGTTCTGATCGAAACCATGCGCCGTGAAGGCTTCGAGATGGCTGTAGGCCGTCCTGAAGTGATCATCCGCGAAGTCGACGGCGTGAAGCAGGAGCCGTTCGAGAACGTCACCATCGACATCCCTGAAGAATCCCAGGGCAAGGTCATGGAAGAGATGGGTCTGCGTAAAGGCGACCTGACCAACATGGTTCCGGATGGCAAGGGCCGTGTTCGCCTGGAGTACAACATTCCAGCCCGTGGTCTGATCGGTTTCCGTAACCAGTTCCTGACCCTGACCAACGGTGCAGGCATCCTGACTTCGATCTTCGATCGCTATGACACCATGAAGTCGGGCCAGATGTCCGGCCGTCTGAACGGTGTTCTGGTTTCGGTCGAGACCGGCAAGGCACTGACCTACTCGCTGGAAACCCTGCAGGCTCGTGGCAAGCTGTTCGTTGAACACGGCCAGGAGATCTACAACGGTCAGATCATCGGCCTGAACAGCCGTGACAACGACCTGGGCGTGAACCCGACCAAAGGCAAGAAGCTCGACAACATGCGTGCTTCGGGCAAGGACGAAGTCATCGCCCTGGTTCCGCCGGTTCGCCACACCCTCGAGCAGGCCCTGGAATTCATCCAGGACGACGAGCTGTGCGAAGTGACGCCGAAGTCGATCCGTCTGCGCAAGAAGATCCTGGACGAAGGCGAGCGTACCCGCGCTGCCAAGAAAGCCAAGAACTGA